A stretch of Crossiella cryophila DNA encodes these proteins:
- a CDS encoding FAD:protein FMN transferase yields the protein MSAVGTVRRVEQVMGLPVSVDLRDELIGEQAVQRVFDWLHEVDARFSPFRLDSEVSLFSRGELAESELSTDLRYVLQVCVDYQQRTGGAFRAWLPGRALDPCAVVKGWAVQRAAGLLRRAGARNFCLNAGGDVVTHGEPGPGRRWRVGIRHPDEADQLCGVLEVGSAAVATSAAYERGAHIVDGRTGLPPRHALLSVTVLAADLTIADTTATAAFALGEDGIAWAAAEPGCSVFAVRADRSVFSSPGLPLV from the coding sequence ATGTCCGCGGTGGGCACGGTGCGCAGGGTTGAGCAGGTGATGGGCCTGCCGGTGTCGGTGGACCTGCGGGACGAGCTGATCGGCGAGCAGGCGGTGCAGCGGGTCTTCGACTGGCTGCACGAGGTCGACGCCCGGTTCAGCCCGTTCCGGCTGGACAGCGAGGTCAGCCTGTTCAGCCGGGGCGAGCTGGCCGAGTCCGAGCTGAGCACCGATCTGCGGTACGTGCTGCAGGTCTGCGTGGACTACCAGCAGCGCACCGGCGGCGCGTTCCGGGCCTGGCTGCCGGGCCGGGCGCTGGACCCGTGCGCGGTGGTCAAGGGCTGGGCGGTGCAGCGGGCCGCCGGGCTGCTGCGCCGGGCCGGGGCCCGCAACTTCTGCCTCAACGCCGGTGGCGACGTGGTGACCCACGGCGAGCCGGGGCCGGGCAGGCGGTGGCGGGTCGGTATCCGGCACCCGGATGAGGCCGACCAGCTCTGCGGCGTGCTGGAGGTCGGTTCGGCGGCGGTGGCCACCTCGGCCGCCTACGAGCGCGGCGCGCACATCGTGGACGGCCGCACCGGCTTGCCACCGCGGCACGCGCTGCTCAGCGTGACGGTGCTCGCCGCCGACCTGACCATCGCGGACACCACCGCCACCGCCGCCTTCGCCCTCGGCGAGGACGGCATCGCCTGGGCCGCGGCCGAGCCGGGCTGCTCGGTGTTCGCGGTGCGCGCGGACCGGAGCGTGTTCAGCTCACCGGGCCTGCCGCTGGTCTGA
- the folC gene encoding bifunctional tetrahydrofolate synthase/dihydrofolate synthase, protein MTDSQTEPVQSLAALRAVEAELDTRWPETKIEPSLDRIRLLTELLGDPQHSYPVVHIAGTNAKTSTSRMIDALFTRIGLRTGRYTSPHLQLVTERISVDGVPISPERYVEVFRDVEPYISLVDGRQPVPMSKFEVLTGMAFAAFADAPVDVAVVEVGLGGSWDATNVADSRVAVICPIAIDHVDFLGGDLAGIAREKAGIIKPGSTVVMAEQPAEAATEVLRRIAETDAVVARQGAEFGVLEREVAVGGQLLRLQGLGGVYEDVFLPLHGAHQADNAALALAAVEAFFGAGPERKLDIEAIREAFATVSSPGRLERLRTAPTVLIDAAHNPHGAKALAAALEAEFGFRKLVAVVGVMADKDVTGILTELESVAHEIVLTQNSSPRAMDVDDLAVLALPIFGEDRVLVEPHLPDALEAAIRLAEETDNPDEPVYGGGVVVTGSVVTAGETRALLGKAPA, encoded by the coding sequence GTGACAGACAGTCAGACCGAGCCGGTGCAGTCGCTGGCCGCACTGCGCGCGGTCGAGGCGGAGCTGGACACCCGCTGGCCGGAAACGAAGATCGAGCCCTCGCTGGACCGGATCCGCCTGCTGACCGAGCTGCTCGGCGACCCCCAGCACTCTTATCCGGTCGTGCACATCGCGGGCACCAACGCCAAGACCTCGACCTCCCGCATGATCGATGCCCTGTTCACCAGGATCGGTCTGCGCACCGGCCGCTACACCAGTCCGCACCTGCAGCTGGTCACCGAGCGGATCAGTGTCGACGGCGTCCCGATCAGCCCCGAGCGCTACGTCGAGGTCTTCCGGGACGTCGAGCCGTACATCTCGCTGGTGGACGGCCGCCAGCCGGTGCCGATGAGCAAGTTCGAGGTGCTCACCGGCATGGCCTTTGCCGCCTTCGCCGACGCCCCGGTGGACGTGGCCGTGGTCGAGGTCGGCCTCGGCGGCAGCTGGGACGCCACCAACGTGGCCGACAGCCGGGTCGCGGTGATCTGCCCGATCGCCATCGACCACGTCGACTTCCTCGGCGGTGACCTCGCGGGCATCGCCAGGGAGAAGGCCGGGATCATCAAGCCCGGCTCGACCGTGGTGATGGCCGAGCAGCCCGCCGAGGCCGCCACCGAGGTGCTGCGCCGGATCGCCGAGACCGACGCCGTGGTGGCCCGCCAGGGCGCCGAGTTCGGCGTGCTGGAGCGCGAGGTCGCCGTGGGCGGCCAGCTGCTCCGCCTGCAGGGACTCGGCGGGGTGTACGAGGACGTGTTCCTGCCCCTGCACGGCGCGCACCAGGCCGACAACGCCGCGCTCGCGCTGGCCGCGGTCGAGGCGTTCTTCGGCGCCGGACCGGAGCGCAAGCTCGACATCGAGGCCATCCGCGAGGCCTTCGCCACGGTCAGCTCGCCGGGCAGGCTGGAGCGCCTGCGCACCGCGCCGACCGTGCTCATCGACGCCGCGCACAACCCGCACGGGGCCAAGGCGCTGGCCGCCGCGCTGGAGGCCGAGTTCGGCTTCCGCAAGCTGGTCGCCGTGGTCGGCGTGATGGCCGACAAGGACGTCACCGGCATCCTCACCGAGCTGGAGTCCGTGGCGCACGAGATCGTGCTGACCCAGAACTCCTCGCCCCGCGCGATGGACGTGGACGACCTGGCCGTGCTGGCCCTGCCGATCTTCGGTGAGGACCGGGTCCTGGTCGAACCCCACCTCCCGGACGCCCTGGAAGCCGCGATCCGGCTGGCCGAGGAGACCGACAACCCGGACGAGCCCGTCTACGGCGGCGGCGTCGTGGTGACCGGCTCCGTGGTCACCGCGGGCGAGACCCGCGCCCTGCTGGGGAAGGCACCCGCATGA
- a CDS encoding DUF4233 domain-containing protein yields the protein MSHGAPKPMKNPAKALRGIMMGTLIMEAIVVALALPVVAKLGGGIDTAGGVLVAVLAVAMLLSSGLIRFPWGVWVAVALQVAMIAAGAVVFTLGVLGVIFALIWAYLLWLRRELARSLAAAAAAEQG from the coding sequence ATGAGTCACGGCGCACCCAAGCCGATGAAGAACCCGGCCAAGGCCCTCCGCGGCATCATGATGGGCACCCTGATCATGGAAGCGATCGTGGTGGCCCTGGCGCTACCGGTGGTCGCCAAGCTCGGCGGCGGCATCGACACCGCGGGCGGCGTCCTGGTCGCCGTGCTGGCCGTGGCGATGCTGCTGAGTTCCGGGCTGATCCGCTTCCCGTGGGGAGTCTGGGTCGCGGTGGCGCTTCAGGTGGCGATGATCGCGGCGGGTGCCGTCGTGTTCACCCTGGGCGTGCTCGGCGTCATCTTCGCGTTGATCTGGGCGTACCTCCTCTGGCTCCGGCGGGAACTGGCCCGCAGTCTGGCTGCCGCGGCAGCGGCCGAACAGGGCTGA
- a CDS encoding alkaline phosphatase D family protein, with translation MPETPALNRRSLLRYGAAGAGAIATGLLLPTTAAASTTASAAPLIPSTRPKLSHGIQFGEVDADSAVVWARADRPSRLLVEVARDENFRHARKFWGPVLTPETDGTGELRVAGLTAGRDYHVRVTTHELHGRTGSEPVLGSFHTAPRGRQDVNFLWSGDIVGQGWGINPDLGGMTIYSRMAALRPDFFLCSGDTVYADGPLSETVLLPDGRTWRNLVTPAKTKVAETLDEYRGQFAYNLLDEHVRRFNASVPQLNQWDDHEVTNNWYPGEILDDARYTEKRVDVLAERAFQAFHEWLPVRKADAVDGRVYRKVSYGPHLDVFVLDMRTYKGPNTPGTAPFEPILGAAQTRWLTRELDRSRATWKIIAADLPIGLIVPDGANIEGVANGQPGAPAGREAELAIVLREIQRRRVRNVVWLTADVHYTAAHHYAPERAAFTEFSPFWEFVSGPLHAGAFGPNKLDPTFGPRAVFVNAPPAPNTSPMAGFQHFGQVKIDGPSGRLTVHLRDQDARSLWSTTLEPERR, from the coding sequence GTGCCCGAAACCCCAGCCCTGAACCGACGCTCCCTGCTGCGTTACGGCGCCGCGGGTGCCGGGGCGATCGCCACCGGCCTGCTCCTGCCCACCACCGCCGCCGCGTCCACCACCGCGTCGGCCGCCCCGCTCATCCCCAGCACCCGCCCGAAACTGAGCCATGGCATCCAGTTCGGCGAGGTCGACGCGGACAGCGCCGTCGTCTGGGCCCGCGCCGACCGGCCGTCCCGGCTGCTGGTCGAGGTGGCCAGGGACGAGAACTTCCGGCACGCCCGCAAATTCTGGGGCCCGGTGCTCACCCCGGAGACCGACGGCACCGGCGAACTCCGGGTCGCCGGGCTCACCGCCGGCCGGGATTACCACGTCCGGGTGACCACGCACGAGTTGCACGGCCGCACCGGCAGTGAGCCCGTGCTCGGCTCCTTCCACACCGCCCCGCGCGGCCGCCAGGACGTCAACTTCCTGTGGTCCGGCGACATCGTCGGCCAGGGCTGGGGCATCAACCCCGACCTCGGCGGCATGACCATCTACTCCCGGATGGCCGCGCTGCGCCCGGACTTCTTCCTGTGCAGCGGCGACACCGTCTACGCCGACGGCCCGCTCAGCGAGACCGTGCTGCTCCCGGACGGCCGCACCTGGCGCAACCTGGTCACCCCGGCCAAGACCAAGGTCGCCGAGACCCTGGACGAATACCGCGGTCAGTTCGCCTACAACCTGCTCGACGAGCACGTGCGCCGGTTCAACGCGAGCGTGCCGCAGCTCAATCAGTGGGACGACCACGAGGTCACCAACAACTGGTACCCCGGCGAGATCCTGGACGACGCCCGCTACACCGAGAAGCGGGTGGACGTACTGGCCGAGCGGGCCTTCCAGGCATTCCACGAGTGGCTGCCGGTGCGCAAGGCCGACGCGGTGGACGGCCGGGTGTACCGCAAGGTCTCCTACGGTCCGCACCTGGACGTCTTCGTGCTGGACATGCGCACCTACAAGGGCCCCAACACCCCGGGCACCGCGCCGTTCGAGCCGATCCTCGGCGCGGCCCAGACCCGTTGGCTGACCAGGGAACTGGACCGCTCGCGGGCCACCTGGAAGATCATCGCCGCGGACCTGCCGATCGGCCTGATCGTGCCGGACGGGGCCAACATCGAGGGTGTGGCCAACGGTCAGCCGGGCGCACCGGCGGGTCGCGAGGCCGAACTCGCCATCGTGCTGCGGGAGATCCAGCGCCGCCGGGTGCGCAACGTGGTGTGGCTGACCGCGGACGTGCACTACACCGCCGCGCACCACTACGCGCCGGAACGGGCCGCCTTCACCGAGTTCAGCCCGTTCTGGGAGTTCGTCTCCGGCCCGCTGCACGCGGGTGCCTTCGGCCCGAACAAGCTGGACCCGACCTTCGGGCCGCGCGCGGTGTTCGTCAACGCTCCGCCCGCGCCGAACACCTCGCCGATGGCCGGGTTCCAGCACTTCGGCCAGGTCAAGATCGACGGTCCCAGCGGACGCCTGACCGTGCACCTGCGCGATCAGGACGCCCGCTCGCTCTGGTCCACCACTCTGGAGCCCGAGCGCCGCTGA
- a CDS encoding sensor histidine kinase, producing MSLRKRLVLTVLVLLVIGLGSSVGAIFGALQDWSGDANDDVLSSVGKDFRADLLAGGGVPRLRPGGDPGTVTGLWRAGARRGELPSFFQIRGADGAVIDTITYGSAPELPDPLPTTLWPDNGERLANVPGWLVHSSRLTEGGPILLVAMRTAATEELIDRVANVAVISSLVALALVALLSAHAVRRGLRPLTAISATAAAIGSGDLSQRVAGAGARTEVGRLGTSLNAMLAQLETAFAQRSAAAERLRRFVGDASHELRTPIATIRGYAELFRRGAASRPDDLALAMRRIESEAERMGVLVDELLLLARLDQGRPLEREPVDLTALAADAVADANTLAGHDFRLVADGPVTVPGDAARLRQVLGNLLDNVRRHTPPGTAATVRVAAEAGQAVLTVADTGPGLGEAAQAKVFERFYRGETARAEQDGAGLGLSIVDAVVAGHGGAATVHSGQSGGATFRITLPLN from the coding sequence ATGTCACTGCGTAAACGCCTGGTGCTGACCGTGCTCGTGCTGCTGGTGATCGGGCTGGGCAGCTCGGTCGGCGCGATCTTCGGCGCCCTGCAGGACTGGTCCGGTGACGCCAACGACGACGTGCTGTCCTCGGTGGGCAAGGACTTCCGCGCCGACCTGCTGGCCGGCGGCGGGGTGCCCCGGCTGCGGCCCGGTGGCGATCCGGGCACGGTGACCGGGCTGTGGCGGGCCGGGGCGCGACGCGGTGAGCTGCCCTCGTTCTTCCAGATCCGCGGCGCGGACGGCGCGGTGATCGACACCATCACCTATGGCAGCGCGCCGGAACTGCCCGATCCGCTGCCGACCACGTTGTGGCCCGACAACGGCGAGCGGCTGGCGAACGTGCCTGGCTGGCTGGTGCACAGCTCGCGACTGACCGAGGGCGGGCCGATCCTGCTGGTGGCCATGCGCACCGCGGCGACCGAGGAGCTGATCGACCGGGTGGCCAACGTGGCGGTGATCTCCAGCCTGGTCGCGCTGGCGCTGGTGGCGTTGCTGTCCGCGCACGCGGTGCGGCGCGGGCTGCGGCCGCTGACCGCGATCTCGGCGACCGCGGCGGCGATCGGGTCCGGCGATCTGAGTCAGCGGGTGGCCGGTGCGGGCGCACGCACCGAGGTCGGCAGGCTCGGGACCTCGCTGAACGCCATGCTCGCCCAGTTGGAGACGGCCTTCGCCCAGCGCAGTGCCGCGGCCGAGCGGTTGCGGCGGTTCGTCGGGGACGCCTCGCATGAGCTGCGCACGCCGATCGCGACGATCCGGGGCTACGCCGAGCTGTTCCGGCGTGGCGCGGCGAGCAGGCCGGACGATCTGGCCCTGGCCATGCGGCGGATCGAGTCCGAGGCCGAGCGGATGGGCGTGCTGGTGGACGAGTTGCTGTTGCTGGCGCGGCTGGACCAGGGACGGCCGCTGGAACGCGAGCCGGTGGACCTGACCGCGCTGGCCGCGGACGCGGTCGCGGACGCGAACACGCTGGCCGGTCACGACTTCCGGCTCGTCGCGGACGGACCGGTGACCGTGCCGGGTGACGCGGCCCGGCTGCGGCAGGTGCTGGGCAACCTGCTGGACAACGTGCGCAGGCACACCCCGCCCGGCACGGCCGCGACCGTGCGGGTCGCGGCCGAGGCCGGGCAGGCGGTGCTGACCGTCGCCGACACCGGGCCGGGCCTGGGCGAAGCGGCCCAGGCCAAGGTGTTCGAGCGGTTCTACCGCGGCGAGACCGCCCGCGCCGAACAGGACGGCGCGGGTCTCGGATTGTCCATTGTGGATGCGGTGGTCGCCGGGCACGGCGGCGCGGCGACCGTCCACAGTGGACAATCGGGCGGGGCGACCTTCCGGATCACCCTGCCGTTGAACTGA
- a CDS encoding response regulator transcription factor: MSRPPIRVLVVEDERYLADLVAMALRYDGFETAVAGTGAQARALTTSFAPDLIVLDVMLPDISGVEFCRALRRDGRDVPVVFLTARDATEDKIAGLTAGGDDYLTKPFSLAELTVRIRTVLRRGRTRAAEALTLADLELDEDAYLVRRHGAEVDLTPTEFKLLRYLLANAGRVLTKQQILDHVWQYDFNGDAAVVQTYISYLRRKIDRHQPQLIHTVPRVGYVLRLPRETGNA; the protein is encoded by the coding sequence GTGAGCCGACCGCCGATCCGCGTGCTCGTCGTCGAGGACGAGCGATATCTGGCCGACCTGGTGGCCATGGCGTTGCGCTACGACGGGTTCGAGACCGCCGTGGCGGGCACCGGAGCGCAGGCGCGGGCGCTGACCACGAGCTTCGCCCCGGACCTGATCGTGCTGGACGTCATGCTGCCGGACATCTCCGGCGTGGAGTTCTGCCGCGCGCTGCGCCGGGACGGGCGGGATGTGCCGGTGGTGTTCCTGACCGCGAGGGACGCCACCGAGGACAAGATCGCCGGTTTGACCGCGGGCGGCGACGACTACCTGACCAAGCCGTTCAGCCTGGCGGAGCTGACCGTACGCATCCGCACGGTGCTGCGGCGCGGGCGCACCAGGGCGGCTGAGGCGCTCACGCTGGCCGACCTGGAGCTGGACGAGGACGCCTACCTGGTGCGCAGGCACGGCGCGGAGGTCGACCTGACCCCGACCGAGTTCAAGCTGCTGCGTTACCTGCTGGCCAACGCGGGCCGGGTGCTGACCAAACAGCAGATCCTCGATCACGTGTGGCAGTACGACTTCAACGGCGACGCCGCGGTGGTGCAGACCTACATCTCCTACCTGCGCCGGAAAATCGATCGCCACCAGCCACAGCTCATCCACACCGTGCCGAGGGTCGGCTACGTGCTGCGGCTGCCGAGAGAAACCGGGAACGCCTGA
- a CDS encoding MMPL family transporter yields the protein MEALSRWVLARRRLVGLLTLTLLLAGGAAIALLLPQVSERNAYPGLPGFEANQRITATYGTGGYERPVVPVVTLPEGSTADSARAALSSAFAAVTSATGARVASFADTGDRGFVGADGRTTFGLVFGGPVEQGGLPGSALGEGAGLEGPVAAAMRPHLPAGSELRITGLDALATAADTGGLNVPVKLLITIGAAILVLAWVFRSALALVPLLTALIAIPVSFLGLLAASLLIEVHETTLIMLPLFGIGIGIDYALILVSRWREERGNGVAGDEAVHRAMATAGHAVLFSAGAVAIGLMTMVVLPIPLLRSLGVGGMLVTLTSAAVSLTVLPLLLARANPGTPRPAGRTWFSWARLVVRFRGVAAVLAAGVLLALSAAALDLNLRVPTTDHLATEGPGREGLTALQRNGIPSGVLTAFDVYLPPGQAPEPLRATLAGLPGVHAVTAPVHRDGAALLTVLPVAEGGSTAGEDTVERVVGAAPGALVGGNVRQQMDYVRATYTAFPWMLAVLALLSYVLLARAFRSLLLPLKAILLNLLSLGAVLGAMVLLWQWGWGTEALLGLRPDGAIGTFVPVTIFAFLYGLTMDYEVFLIARMREEHDRTGDTDKAVVEGIGRTGRLITSAALILFCSFAAMATGGELDVAIFASGVALGILLDATLIRSVLMPATVAMLGRWNWWLPPWAARLLRLPAENSCR from the coding sequence ATGGAAGCTCTCTCCCGCTGGGTGCTGGCCAGGCGACGGCTCGTCGGCCTGCTCACCCTGACCCTGCTGCTGGCCGGTGGCGCGGCGATCGCACTGCTGCTGCCCCAGGTCTCCGAGCGCAACGCCTACCCCGGCCTGCCCGGGTTCGAGGCCAACCAGCGCATCACCGCCACCTACGGCACCGGCGGCTACGAACGCCCGGTGGTGCCGGTGGTGACCCTGCCGGAGGGCAGTACCGCAGACTCCGCCCGCGCGGCCCTGAGCAGCGCGTTCGCCGCGGTGACCAGTGCGACCGGGGCCAGGGTCGCCAGCTTCGCCGACACCGGCGACCGCGGCTTCGTCGGCGCGGACGGGCGGACGACCTTCGGCCTGGTCTTCGGCGGCCCGGTCGAGCAGGGCGGCCTGCCGGGCAGCGCGCTGGGTGAGGGCGCCGGACTGGAAGGCCCGGTCGCCGCCGCCATGCGCCCGCACCTGCCTGCCGGGTCCGAGCTGCGGATCACCGGCCTGGACGCGCTGGCCACCGCCGCGGACACCGGCGGGCTGAACGTGCCGGTCAAACTGCTGATCACGATCGGGGCCGCGATCCTGGTGCTGGCCTGGGTGTTCCGCTCCGCACTGGCCCTGGTGCCGCTGCTGACCGCGCTGATCGCGATCCCGGTGTCCTTCCTCGGCCTGCTCGCGGCGAGCCTGCTGATCGAGGTGCACGAGACCACGCTGATCATGTTGCCGCTGTTCGGCATCGGGATCGGCATCGACTACGCGCTGATCCTGGTCAGCCGCTGGCGTGAGGAACGCGGCAACGGGGTGGCCGGGGACGAGGCGGTGCACCGGGCGATGGCCACCGCCGGGCACGCGGTGCTGTTCAGCGCGGGCGCGGTGGCGATCGGGCTGATGACCATGGTGGTGCTGCCGATCCCGTTGCTGCGCAGCCTCGGCGTCGGCGGCATGCTGGTCACCCTGACCAGCGCCGCGGTCTCGCTGACCGTGCTGCCGCTGCTGCTCGCCCGCGCCAACCCGGGCACCCCGCGACCGGCGGGCCGGACCTGGTTCTCCTGGGCGCGACTGGTGGTCCGCTTCCGCGGGGTGGCCGCGGTGCTGGCCGCCGGGGTGCTGCTCGCGCTGTCCGCGGCCGCGCTGGACCTCAACCTGCGGGTGCCGACCACCGACCACCTCGCCACCGAGGGGCCGGGCCGGGAGGGGCTCACCGCGTTGCAGCGCAACGGGATCCCGTCCGGGGTGCTGACCGCCTTCGACGTGTACCTGCCGCCGGGACAGGCCCCGGAACCCCTCCGCGCCACCCTGGCCGGACTGCCCGGCGTGCACGCGGTCACCGCACCCGTGCACCGGGACGGGGCCGCGCTGCTCACCGTGCTGCCGGTGGCCGAGGGCGGTTCGACCGCGGGGGAGGACACCGTCGAACGGGTGGTCGGGGCGGCGCCCGGCGCGCTGGTCGGTGGCAACGTGCGCCAGCAGATGGACTACGTGCGCGCCACCTACACCGCGTTCCCGTGGATGCTGGCCGTGCTCGCCCTGCTCAGTTATGTGCTGCTGGCCAGGGCCTTCCGCTCGCTGCTGCTGCCGCTCAAGGCGATCCTGCTCAACCTGCTCTCCCTTGGCGCGGTGCTTGGCGCGATGGTGCTGCTGTGGCAGTGGGGCTGGGGCACCGAGGCACTGCTCGGACTGCGGCCGGACGGGGCCATCGGCACCTTCGTGCCGGTCACCATCTTCGCCTTCCTGTACGGGCTGACCATGGACTACGAGGTGTTCCTGATCGCCCGCATGCGCGAGGAACACGACCGCACCGGCGACACCGACAAGGCCGTGGTCGAGGGCATCGGGCGGACCGGCAGGCTGATCACCAGCGCGGCGCTGATCCTGTTCTGCTCCTTCGCCGCGATGGCCACCGGCGGCGAGCTGGACGTGGCGATCTTCGCCTCCGGGGTCGCGCTGGGCATCCTGCTCGACGCCACCCTCATCCGTTCGGTGCTGATGCCCGCGACCGTGGCCATGCTGGGCCGCTGGAACTGGTGGCTGCCGCCCTGGGCGGCCCGGCTGCTCCGGCTGCCCGCTGAAAATTCTTGCAGGTAA